A genomic stretch from Penaeus vannamei isolate JL-2024 chromosome 6, ASM4276789v1, whole genome shotgun sequence includes:
- the LOC138861986 gene encoding uncharacterized protein gives MRRTCRRASGRGKGADEPVTALVFSPRRPPCPPHAHPVPRTPTLSPARPPCPPTPTLSPDAHPVPRRPPCPPHAHPVPRRPPCPPHAHPVPRRPPCPPTPTLSPDAHPVPRRPPCPPTPTLSPDAHPVPRRPPCPPTPTLSPARPPCPPHAHPVPRRPPCPPTPTLSPDAHPVPRTPTLSPDAHPVPRIVSAPSTRTPLTGCALTSSRRPHSSPPARPPPFIHTSAP, from the coding sequence ATGCGGAGGACGTGccggcgggcgagcgggcggggAAAGGGCGCAGACGAGCCGGTCACCGCCTTAGTATTCAGCCCACGACGCCCACCCTGTCCCCCGCACGCCCACCCTGTCCCCCGCACGCCCACCCTGTCCCCCGCACGCCCACCCTGTCCCCCGACGCCCACCCTGTCCCCCGACGCCCACCCTGTCCCCCGACGCCCACCCTGTCCCCCGCACGCCCACCCTGTCCCCCGACGCCCACCCTGTCCCCCGCACGCCCACCCTGTCCCCCGACGCCCACCCTGTCCCCCGACGCCCACCCTGTCCCCCGACGCCCACCCTGTCCCCCGACGCCCACCCTGTCCCCCGACGCCCACCCTGTCCCCCGACGCCCACCCTGTCCCCCGACGCCCACCCTGTCCCCCGACGCCCACCCTGTCCCCCGCACGCCCACCCTGTCCCCCGCACGCCCACCCTGTCCCCCGACGCCCACCCTGTCCCCCGACGCCCACCCTGTCCCCCGACGCCCACCCTGTCCCCCGCACGCCCACCCTGTCCCCCGACGCCCACCCTGTCCCCCGCATAGTCTCCGCGCCCAGCACCCGCACGCCCTTGACCGGATGCGCGCTCACCTCCTCTCGCCGCCCACACTctagcccgcccgcccgcccgccgccttTCATTCATACGTCAGCGCCCTGA